Proteins encoded within one genomic window of Bemisia tabaci chromosome 2, PGI_BMITA_v3:
- the LOC109029614 gene encoding uncharacterized protein isoform X1, with amino-acid sequence MGEHFQKFEAKRPPFPRPQTHLHTEGEFDPSTEKGEHFQRFEANRPLFPRPQTHLHTEGEFESNTEMGEHFQGFEAKRPPFPRPQTHLHTEGEFESNTEMGEHFQKFEAKRPPFPRPQTHLHTEGEFDASTEKGEKFVDPKADRPFFPRPKTHLQPEGELEATSEQKAEFKGIPEPRSELARPPTSLRMEGRIEADPEYRSTFVNHPRERAVAGKIPDRLQRPSGGYRGQKTENRENFVQHGIVKADKSRPKTHLRMEGDFYADPEYKTNFTDRPLEEKNFAQRKLHREGPDHIDFDGYNETAFKVLSVSSSSSPSANSTDDSKNRSGRRRVNKNEERPSYRLEVCPADGESTTNGKPFKIVADPNNNLQPQSNWTINTERRRNKNKWVPSWAGEDKK; translated from the exons ATGGGGGAGCATTTCCAGAAATTCGAAGCTAAACGACCCCCGTTTCCACGACCTCAAACACATCTTCACACGGAGGGTGAGTTCGATCCAAGCACGGAGAAAGGTGAACACTTCCAAAGGTTTGAAGCGAATCGGCCGTTGTTCCCACGACCTCAGACCCACCTCCACACGGAGGGCGAGTTCGAATCCAACACTGAAATGGGGGAGCACTTCCAGGGATTCGAAGCAAAACGACCCCCGTTCCCACGACCTCAAACACACCTCCACACGGAGGGCGAGTTCGAATCCAACACTGAAATGGGGGAGCACTTCCAGAAATTCGAAGCTAAACGACCCCCGTTTCCACGACCTCAAACACACCTCCACACGGAGGGTGAGTTTGATGCGAGCACGGAAAAAGGGGAGAAGTTCGTGGACCCGAAGGCAGACAGACCGTTCTTCCCGCGGCCGAAGACTCACTTGCAGCCCGAAGGAGAGCTGGAGGCGACGAGCGAACAAAAAGCCGAGTTCAAAGGAATCCCTGAGCCGAGATCGGAGCTTGCAAGACCGCCAACTAGCTTAAGAATGGAAGGTCGGATCGAGGCCGACCCCGAGTACAGGTCGACTTTCGTGAACCACCCGCGTGAGAGGGCTGTGGCGGGGAAGATCCCGGACCGTCTGCAGCGGCCCAGCGGAGGCTACAGGGGGCAGAAGACGGAAAACCGAGAGAACTTCGTGCAGCACGGCATCGTCAAGGCCGATAAAAGTCGCCCGAAGACCCATCTGCGGATGGAGGGGGACTTCTACGCGGATCCGGAGTACAAGACGAACTTCACCGACCGTCCGCTCGAGGAGAAGAACTTCGCCCAGAGAAAGCTCCACCGGGAAGGCCCCGACCACATCGACTTCGACGGGTACAACGAGACCGCCTTCAAAGTTCTCTCCGTCTCGTCCTCGTCCTCGCCCTCCGCCAACAGTACCGACGACTCGAAAAACCG GTCGGGAAGACGAAGAGTAAATAAGAACGAAGAGCGGCCCTCATATCGACTAGAAGTCTGTCCTGCCGATGGAGAAAGTACGACAAATGGCAAACCATTCAAGATTGTGGCAGACCCCAACAACAATCTCCAACCTCAAAGCAATTGGACAATTAACACTGAACGGAGAAGGAATAAAAACAAATGGGTCCCCTCATGGGCTGGCGaagacaaaaaatga
- the LOC109029614 gene encoding uncharacterized protein isoform X3, whose product MIFSKRLPKRSRAGRSRSPYGSRGCGGGSKGKCWSSSDPAEKSSSEPILDSSRVQYWQDPTSVLTVDELARHCRRRIPRDAAHIKLESGSFAHLKSEYKRRFKAHSFEAILQAYHGHMDSFLRKIRGKPREQKPNFGKLGQVESEQHEQFVPHEGAQRAELQRKNTLLQSEGEFSKDGTEVQSSYRGYGNVERSEPIRQSSHLRMEGDLETATEQHDQFGPKNGERARLLRRGTHIQIPTEDMETRTENHDQFVEHPGASRSEPLRHPETLRMEGDIEFRPEYDDQFRHPNAERPLFPRPQTHLQTQGREDEE is encoded by the exons CCGTGCTGGGCGGAGTAGAAGCCCGTATGGGAGCCGCGGATGTGGAGGTGGGAGCAAGGGTAAATGTTGGTCGAGCAGTGATCCCGCCGAGAAGTCCTCGTCAGAGCCGATCCTCGACTCGAGCCGCGTCCAGTACTGGCAGGACCCGACGAGCGTCCTCACCGTCGACGAACTAGCCAGACATTGCCGCCGCCGCATCCCCCGCGACGCCGCCCACATCAAACTCGAGTCCGGCTCTTTCGCCCACCTCAAAAGCGAGTACAAGCGCCGCTTCAAGGCGCACTCCTTCGAAGCCATCCTGCAGGCCTACCACGGTCACATGGACAGCTTCCTCCGGAAGATCCGCGGAAAGCCCCGAGAGCAGAAACCCAACTTCGGTAAACTCGGTCAGGTCGAGTCGGAGCAGCACGAGCAGTTCGTTCCACACGAGGGCGCACAAAGAGCCGAGCTCCAGCGTAAGAACACACTCCTCCAATCGGAGGGTGAGTTCTCCAAGGACGGAACCGAGGTACAGAGTTCGTACCGGGGTTACGGTAACGTAGAACGAAGCGAGCCCATCAGACAATCCAGTCACCTGAGGATGGAGGGCGACCTGGAGACGGCCACGGAGCAACACGACCAGTTCGGACCGAAGAATGGAGAGAGGGCGCGCTTGCTCCGACGTGGCACCCACATCCAGATCCCGACCGAGGACATGGAGACCCGCACGGAGAACCACGACCAGTTCGTGGAGCACCCCGGGGCCTCCCGCAGCGAACCGCTCCGCCATCCGGAAACACTCCGCATGGAGGGCGACATCGAGTTCCGGCCCGAGTACGACGACCAGTTCCGCCACCCCAACGCAGAGCGTCCTCTCTTCCCGCGCCCGCAAACGCACCTGCAGACCCAAG GTCGGGAAGACGAAGAGTAA